The Grimontia kaedaensis genome has a window encoding:
- a CDS encoding YfiR family protein, which yields MMKRSIHHFYYSYKARAIALWLSALIVFAISTCVRAHDIRDDDLKAVYLFRFAMLVDWKTSHGMSSQYHFCVDADNGVSKKLEEIALSKPQAVFHQIRNEQIPTPGCHIVYTTTNEADQVSALKASFPNALLVGEGRRFTRAGGMMAFVRMNNRIKPLISRNNLAGAPFSLRSQLLSIAVIEGEDKA from the coding sequence ATGATGAAACGGTCAATCCACCACTTCTATTACAGTTATAAAGCCAGGGCAATCGCGCTCTGGCTTTCGGCTTTGATTGTCTTTGCAATCAGCACATGCGTTCGTGCACATGATATCCGAGATGATGATTTAAAAGCTGTTTACTTATTCCGTTTTGCCATGCTGGTCGACTGGAAGACTTCGCATGGTATGTCGTCTCAATATCATTTCTGCGTAGATGCGGACAATGGTGTCAGTAAGAAGCTCGAGGAAATCGCGCTAAGCAAGCCTCAAGCTGTGTTTCACCAAATCCGCAATGAACAAATACCGACTCCGGGCTGCCATATCGTTTACACCACCACAAATGAAGCGGATCAAGTCTCTGCACTGAAAGCGTCATTCCCTAATGCGCTTCTGGTAGGGGAAGGTCGTCGGTTCACAAGGGCGGGAGGCATGATGGCGTTTGTCCGCATGAACAACCGCATTAAACCTCTTATCAGTAGAAACAATTTGGCGGGAGCTCCATTTTCCCTTCGTTCTCAATTGCTTTCCATTGCAGTGATAGAAGGGGAGGACAAGGCATGA
- the efpL gene encoding elongation factor P-like protein EfpL, whose amino-acid sequence MPKASEIKKNAVIERNGKVLAVKDIAKLTPSGRAGNSLFRMRLYDVATGAKVDESFKADDMITLADFSRHPADFSYIDGSEYVFMDSEDYTPYHFNKDDIEEELLFITEETKGIQVLAVSGKPVALELPSAVDLVITETSPSIKGASASARTKPATLATGLVVQVPEYVAPGDKIRVNTAEHKFMNRVDSK is encoded by the coding sequence ATGCCTAAGGCAAGTGAAATTAAAAAGAACGCCGTTATTGAACGCAACGGTAAAGTACTGGCAGTTAAAGACATTGCTAAGCTGACTCCGAGCGGCCGTGCGGGCAACAGCCTTTTCCGTATGCGTTTATACGATGTAGCAACCGGCGCGAAAGTTGACGAAAGCTTTAAAGCAGACGACATGATTACCTTGGCGGATTTCAGCCGTCACCCCGCTGACTTCTCTTATATTGATGGCAGCGAGTACGTGTTCATGGATTCCGAAGACTACACGCCTTACCACTTCAACAAGGATGATATCGAAGAAGAACTGCTGTTCATCACTGAAGAAACCAAAGGCATTCAGGTACTGGCTGTGAGCGGTAAACCTGTGGCTCTGGAATTACCATCTGCTGTGGATCTGGTCATCACCGAGACTTCACCGTCTATCAAAGGTGCGTCCGCAAGTGCACGTACCAAGCCAGCAACCCTGGCTACAGGTCTGGTTGTTCAAGTACCAGAATACGTGGCGCCTGGCGACAAAATCCGCGTTAATACAGCGGAGCACAAATTCATGAATCGCGTAGATTCCAAATAA
- a CDS encoding membrane dipeptidase — MYQDEIIIDGLQYCLWDRAYFESLKQSGVTAVHVTLVYHETARETLTRFAEWNLHFERNSDLIMPVMSMDDVFKAKREGKVGIFFGAQNCSPIDDEIGLIEVMRKLGLLIMQLTYNNQSLLATGCYEQEDSGVTRFGKQAIAEMNRVGMIVDMSHSSERSTLEAIELSSRPICISHANPQRAHPALRNKSDEVIRALCERGGLLGFSLYPFHLPGGSDCSLEDFCRMVADTAEMVGVEHLAIGSDLCQNQPQSVLEWMRNGRWSKSLDYGEGSASNAGWPAALPWFPETSGLKNIYQGLREIGFSEQEVAGILGRNWLTFLEDGLKPE; from the coding sequence ATGTATCAGGACGAAATCATCATCGATGGACTGCAGTACTGCCTCTGGGACAGAGCGTACTTTGAATCGCTCAAACAAAGCGGAGTGACTGCGGTTCATGTGACCTTGGTGTACCACGAGACTGCGCGTGAAACACTGACCCGTTTTGCCGAGTGGAACTTACACTTCGAGCGAAACAGCGATTTGATCATGCCTGTTATGTCTATGGATGACGTTTTCAAGGCGAAACGTGAAGGCAAAGTGGGGATCTTCTTTGGCGCCCAGAATTGCTCGCCGATCGACGATGAAATCGGCCTGATTGAGGTGATGCGTAAGCTTGGCCTTTTGATTATGCAGTTGACCTATAACAACCAGAGCTTGCTGGCGACGGGGTGTTACGAGCAGGAAGACAGCGGTGTGACTCGCTTTGGCAAGCAAGCTATCGCAGAGATGAACCGTGTTGGCATGATCGTCGATATGTCTCATAGCTCTGAACGTTCAACGCTAGAAGCGATTGAGCTGTCCTCCCGCCCTATCTGTATAAGCCATGCAAACCCACAGCGTGCTCATCCTGCACTTCGCAATAAGTCGGATGAAGTGATCCGCGCCTTATGCGAAAGAGGTGGTTTGCTTGGCTTCAGTCTTTACCCTTTCCACCTTCCTGGCGGCAGCGATTGCAGCCTGGAAGACTTTTGCCGAATGGTCGCAGATACTGCTGAGATGGTGGGTGTAGAACACCTCGCTATTGGCAGTGACCTTTGTCAAAACCAGCCACAGAGCGTTCTCGAATGGATGCGAAATGGCAGATGGTCAAAAAGCCTCGATTATGGAGAAGGCTCGGCTTCAAACGCTGGCTGGCCCGCGGCTTTGCCGTGGTTCCCGGAGACCAGCGGGTTAAAAAATATTTATCAGGGATTGCGCGAAATTGGATTCAGTGAACAGGAAGTGGCAGGGATACTCGGCCGCAATTGGCTCACTTTTTTGGAAGATGGCTTAAAGCCGGAATAA
- a CDS encoding DUF3726 domain-containing protein, translating to MIQVSHNELVGLCTKAFDALKHPHGESDTIAETVVDLEMAGLNGVSMFVDALPTLDEEREAHAPQCDISDGSILVNLHGGSLFCHLPALIDVAVERLIGFPQVSMSVKDCRNRWLAFGELLKLAGKGLSVRVRWHRNDSPDDIECILNAGSRYPDIYLQKELGLEENSMQIELSLAPFSASNNASVPTISGHEQNEAANSAWEQGISVRLSNWEALKHYASRLLVEDSERSMRGAGE from the coding sequence ATGATCCAGGTCTCTCACAATGAGTTGGTGGGGCTATGTACCAAGGCTTTCGATGCGTTGAAACACCCCCATGGTGAGTCAGATACTATCGCAGAGACTGTCGTTGATCTGGAAATGGCCGGGTTGAATGGTGTTTCGATGTTTGTAGATGCTTTACCTACCTTAGATGAAGAGCGAGAGGCGCATGCTCCGCAGTGCGACATCAGCGATGGAAGTATCTTAGTTAACCTTCATGGTGGCAGTTTGTTTTGCCACTTGCCCGCTTTGATTGATGTGGCAGTTGAAAGGTTGATTGGCTTCCCGCAGGTGTCTATGTCAGTCAAAGATTGCCGCAACCGCTGGCTGGCATTTGGTGAGCTTCTCAAACTCGCAGGTAAAGGGCTATCAGTGCGTGTTCGCTGGCACAGGAATGACTCGCCGGATGATATCGAGTGCATTCTGAATGCGGGCTCCCGGTATCCTGATATTTACCTTCAAAAGGAGCTGGGTCTCGAGGAAAACAGCATGCAGATAGAGTTAAGTCTGGCCCCTTTTTCTGCCTCCAACAATGCATCGGTACCAACGATTTCTGGTCATGAGCAAAATGAAGCGGCAAACTCCGCATGGGAGCAGGGAATTAGTGTTCGCCTGAGTAATTGGGAGGCGTTAAAACACTACGCATCAAGACTGTTGGTTGAAGACAGTGAACGCTCAATGCGAGGTGCGGGGGAATAA
- a CDS encoding BCCT family transporter, which produces MSELLNAEKTSTVNKEQSVWVKLGLDNPVFWMSGGFLTLFVVTALVDNKLLSSLVNTGFSWSVSFFGPYWQLLLLATFLIGLALAFSPGTGKVRLGAMDKPEMEGFKWLAIILCTLLAGGGVFWAAAEPIAHFVNPPPLYGVPEGNIQRQAFNALAQSFMHWGFLAWAILGTLTTIVLMHLHYDKGLPLKPRTLLYPVFGERAMTGMFGALIDACCIIAVAAGTIGPIGFLGLQISYALNALFALPDGFTTQFIIILCAIAIYTISALSGVNRGIQILSRYNVILAVGLMAYILLVGPTDFIINGYLQGVGTMVDNFIPMATFRGDMGWLSWWTVFFWGWFLGYGPMMAIFIARISRGRTIRQLVTTISIIAPLITCFWFTIVGGSGLAFEMAEPGSVSQAFEGFNLPASLLAITQQLPFPMLISILFLILTTVFIVTTGDSMTYTISVVISGDLNPNGLMRTFWGVMMGATAIILISLGSGGVSALQSFIVITAVPVSLILLPSLWNGPKIALQMAKDQGLD; this is translated from the coding sequence ATGTCTGAATTACTCAATGCAGAGAAGACAAGCACTGTAAATAAGGAACAAAGTGTCTGGGTGAAACTGGGTCTTGATAATCCGGTTTTTTGGATGAGCGGCGGTTTTCTCACGCTGTTTGTGGTGACAGCGCTTGTTGATAACAAGCTTCTGTCTTCGCTGGTTAATACTGGCTTCAGTTGGAGTGTGTCCTTCTTTGGCCCTTACTGGCAGTTGCTATTGTTGGCAACGTTTTTAATTGGCCTTGCACTGGCGTTCAGCCCAGGTACCGGCAAAGTGCGCTTAGGTGCGATGGACAAGCCCGAAATGGAAGGCTTCAAATGGCTGGCAATCATTCTTTGTACCCTTTTGGCCGGCGGCGGTGTCTTCTGGGCGGCAGCAGAGCCGATTGCTCACTTCGTTAATCCTCCTCCGCTATATGGCGTGCCAGAAGGCAATATACAGCGTCAGGCATTTAATGCATTGGCACAGTCCTTCATGCACTGGGGTTTCCTTGCCTGGGCCATCCTCGGCACCCTAACCACCATTGTGCTCATGCACCTGCACTATGACAAAGGGCTGCCACTGAAGCCACGTACTCTGCTTTACCCGGTATTTGGTGAGCGTGCCATGACAGGTATGTTTGGTGCCCTGATTGATGCTTGCTGCATCATTGCGGTTGCAGCGGGAACCATTGGACCAATTGGTTTCCTTGGCCTGCAAATCAGCTATGCACTGAACGCATTGTTCGCATTACCTGATGGTTTCACGACCCAATTCATCATCATCCTCTGTGCAATCGCTATCTACACCATTTCAGCATTGAGTGGCGTCAACCGAGGTATCCAGATCCTGAGCCGTTACAACGTGATTCTGGCTGTGGGCCTTATGGCTTATATCCTTTTGGTTGGCCCAACTGATTTTATTATCAATGGTTACCTGCAAGGCGTAGGCACCATGGTCGACAACTTCATTCCTATGGCTACCTTCCGTGGCGATATGGGTTGGCTGAGCTGGTGGACAGTATTCTTCTGGGGTTGGTTCCTTGGCTACGGTCCAATGATGGCCATCTTTATTGCGCGTATCTCACGCGGCAGAACGATTCGCCAACTGGTCACCACGATCAGCATCATTGCACCGCTTATCACCTGCTTCTGGTTCACCATTGTGGGGGGCTCGGGTCTGGCTTTTGAAATGGCAGAACCTGGCTCAGTTAGTCAGGCATTTGAAGGCTTTAACCTGCCAGCATCATTGCTTGCAATCACTCAGCAACTGCCTTTCCCCATGCTGATTTCCATTCTGTTCCTCATCCTCACCACGGTGTTCATTGTTACTACGGGTGACTCCATGACTTACACCATCAGTGTGGTGATCAGCGGTGACCTCAACCCCAATGGTCTGATGCGCACCTTCTGGGGTGTCATGATGGGGGCTACCGCCATCATTCTTATCTCTCTAGGCTCTGGCGGTGTGTCTGCACTTCAATCCTTCATTGTTATCACTGCGGTGCCGGTATCACTCATCCTGCTGCCATCACTGTGGAATGGTCCGAAAATCGCTCTGCAAATGGCGAAAGACCAAGGACTGGATTAA
- a CDS encoding TonB-dependent receptor plug domain-containing protein, producing the protein MLKARRAAMAACLSLPLSLPSLADVDLDALLDMPLESLSDTKVVSATRTSLSLADIPAAVHVITSKEIKRSGARSVADVLVLAPGLHVAKFSNYDWGIAARTTNEALSNTMLVMVDGRSVFNGMFSGVDWDLIPVSLDNIDRIEVVLGPVGTIWGGNAANAVVNIITLDAEDAPRKRVSASVGNYHYQEYQVRHGGEVADNLFLSGYAEFVQHMPWTTDQELVKEQQHFRVYTERFGMRGDYQNLDRTISFQVGGIRSREDYQWLNYQPHFLFPGQDVDDYVAFDTEMLAEEYFAGIKYLQDLSEDTHWEQQFWLTYSSSNGNDRNAYFTRFDSETTYTDNNVFGGHFMVGFNYRLVDEYFRPYSQHEQYTYPYVRVTDEAGFTNQSVALYLNYTYPLTDTTQLMLGNRWQYFNLVEDTFAQPQVRLMQELGDNQRIWAGWGRSVITPARQGKTTDFHQNAYASNVTFCEAGNPGNCLPYTFDYMQIIERQGSEDMPVPKVETFELGYRFWADKTVQFDANLFLSEETDIPAWLLESADRNYIWENSSPGTVGTIVDVYKYKQIAPLSSRTHGGELSMKWQPSSDLQINASYSYRKIKAECHGDVCSSSEGPLRSYENEPVHLANAQIMWDITPDFWVSNVLNYVAASKPDELVGSQEDYGWPEVLTWDFIAGWKPAKNFPEFIFSVENLFNDQVNEFPASYGGFDNGTQYWLEIDWQLP; encoded by the coding sequence ATGCTTAAAGCCCGCCGAGCCGCGATGGCTGCCTGTTTAAGCCTACCTCTTTCATTGCCTTCTTTGGCCGATGTCGATCTTGACGCGCTGTTAGATATGCCGCTCGAGTCTTTGTCGGACACTAAGGTGGTATCTGCAACACGCACTTCACTGAGTCTTGCCGATATTCCGGCGGCGGTTCATGTGATCACTTCAAAAGAGATCAAGCGCTCTGGTGCAAGGTCAGTGGCTGATGTGCTGGTGTTAGCACCGGGTTTACACGTGGCGAAATTCTCAAATTACGACTGGGGTATTGCAGCCCGCACGACCAACGAAGCGTTGAGCAATACCATGTTGGTTATGGTTGATGGACGCAGCGTTTTCAATGGCATGTTCTCAGGAGTTGATTGGGACTTAATCCCGGTAAGCTTGGATAATATCGATCGTATTGAAGTGGTACTTGGCCCTGTTGGCACTATTTGGGGAGGAAACGCCGCAAATGCCGTAGTTAACATCATCACTCTGGATGCAGAAGATGCGCCAAGAAAGCGGGTTTCTGCTTCTGTCGGTAATTACCATTATCAGGAATATCAGGTTCGTCACGGTGGTGAGGTTGCTGATAATTTGTTCCTGAGCGGTTATGCCGAGTTTGTTCAGCATATGCCATGGACGACAGACCAAGAACTTGTCAAAGAGCAGCAGCATTTCCGCGTTTACACAGAACGCTTCGGTATGCGTGGCGACTACCAGAATCTTGACCGTACCATTTCCTTTCAGGTGGGTGGCATTCGCTCGCGCGAGGATTACCAGTGGCTGAATTATCAACCTCACTTCCTGTTTCCAGGTCAGGATGTCGACGACTATGTTGCGTTTGATACTGAAATGCTCGCGGAAGAGTACTTCGCAGGTATCAAATACCTTCAGGATTTGAGTGAAGATACGCACTGGGAACAGCAGTTTTGGCTGACGTACAGCAGTAGCAATGGCAATGATCGTAATGCGTATTTCACCCGGTTCGATTCGGAAACCACTTACACAGATAACAACGTGTTTGGTGGTCACTTTATGGTGGGTTTCAACTATCGTCTGGTTGACGAGTATTTCCGCCCTTATTCTCAGCATGAACAATATACATATCCCTATGTTCGAGTGACGGATGAAGCGGGCTTCACTAACCAAAGTGTTGCCTTGTATCTCAACTACACCTATCCACTAACAGATACCACTCAACTGATGTTGGGTAATCGCTGGCAATACTTCAATCTGGTCGAAGATACCTTTGCTCAGCCACAGGTACGTTTGATGCAGGAGCTAGGCGATAACCAGCGTATTTGGGCTGGGTGGGGTCGCTCTGTTATTACGCCTGCACGGCAGGGGAAAACGACCGATTTTCATCAGAATGCTTATGCGAGCAACGTGACTTTCTGCGAAGCAGGGAATCCAGGTAATTGCTTGCCTTATACCTTTGACTATATGCAGATTATTGAGCGTCAGGGTAGTGAAGATATGCCTGTGCCTAAAGTGGAAACTTTTGAGCTGGGTTACCGTTTTTGGGCGGATAAAACGGTGCAGTTTGATGCCAATCTGTTCCTGAGTGAAGAGACCGACATTCCTGCTTGGTTACTGGAAAGTGCTGATCGTAATTACATCTGGGAAAACTCCTCTCCTGGCACCGTCGGAACAATCGTCGATGTATACAAGTATAAGCAGATAGCTCCTTTGAGCTCACGAACCCACGGGGGTGAGTTGAGTATGAAATGGCAGCCATCGAGCGATTTGCAAATTAACGCCAGCTACTCGTACCGTAAGATTAAAGCTGAGTGCCATGGTGATGTTTGTAGTAGCAGTGAAGGGCCACTTCGCAGCTACGAAAACGAGCCAGTGCATCTAGCCAATGCTCAAATCATGTGGGATATCACGCCGGATTTTTGGGTCAGCAATGTCCTGAATTACGTGGCGGCTTCCAAGCCGGATGAGCTGGTAGGCAGTCAGGAAGATTATGGATGGCCAGAAGTGCTCACATGGGACTTTATAGCAGGCTGGAAACCTGCCAAAAACTTCCCTGAATTCATCTTCTCGGTGGAAAACCTATTCAACGATCAAGTGAATGAATTCCCTGCTAGTTACGGTGGCTTCGACAACGGCACTCAATACTGGCTCGAGATAGATTGGCAGCTTCCATGA
- a CDS encoding trypsin-like serine protease: protein MTLALKTKEQQLKNKITMALAMTLMSPCLLAAETINQDPAEVSPRIVGGVDANPADWKFYTQIVNSYSNRSFCGASYIGKGFVLTAAHCVNNDAPNDIDVKIGGYRYNGTDGVRVNVSQIYVHPNFNTRNLSNDIALLKLTDVPAGLTPVEIADGSLYQYVSDGDFLTVAGLGRTSEGGSSPSVLQEVDVPLVSDAVCRQSGGNYTSVGDVSFCAGVPQGGIDSCQGDSGGPIVVNRGGVTTQLGIVSWGIGCARPNKYGVYSDVAALRQFINDTIYGIDDKVSLSFQENEVLEDFVVGETKQHTFIVRNTGFAPFTFERLDVSGAGVANAPVITDDRCSSTTLNGEDFCLVAIEFGASQAGTAKATMTFEIDKTTTEYRANVSANVKDSIGLCPDDWQKSTVYLPGDTIIWDGKIWRAKWWTQGEHPSNSGQWGVWEEVGIADCGPVNPVEPPVQPPVEPEPPVTPEPPIGSDSYVAGTSYSAGEFVSNGGSTYECKPWPYNLWCGATPSAYEPGVGTNWQDAWILR from the coding sequence ATGACGCTCGCTTTGAAAACCAAGGAGCAACAATTGAAAAACAAAATAACAATGGCGCTTGCCATGACACTGATGTCACCTTGCCTATTAGCTGCTGAGACAATCAATCAGGACCCTGCTGAAGTATCTCCACGCATCGTGGGTGGCGTAGATGCTAACCCTGCTGATTGGAAGTTCTACACACAGATTGTGAACTCATACAGTAACCGCTCTTTCTGTGGTGCCAGTTATATCGGTAAAGGATTTGTGCTCACTGCTGCGCATTGTGTCAACAATGATGCACCAAACGATATTGACGTTAAGATCGGTGGTTATCGCTACAACGGAACCGATGGTGTTCGCGTGAATGTGTCGCAAATCTATGTTCACCCGAATTTTAATACCCGCAACCTTTCGAATGACATCGCTCTACTTAAGCTCACCGATGTTCCAGCTGGCCTGACACCAGTAGAGATTGCCGATGGATCACTTTACCAATATGTCTCTGATGGTGATTTTTTGACGGTAGCTGGATTAGGCCGAACCTCAGAGGGGGGAAGCTCTCCTTCTGTTTTGCAGGAAGTAGACGTGCCTTTGGTTTCTGATGCAGTCTGTCGTCAATCTGGTGGCAACTATACCTCAGTGGGCGATGTCTCCTTCTGTGCAGGGGTGCCGCAAGGTGGCATTGACTCATGTCAAGGTGACAGCGGCGGTCCGATTGTTGTCAACCGAGGTGGTGTCACTACACAGCTAGGTATTGTCAGTTGGGGGATAGGTTGTGCCCGTCCAAATAAATACGGCGTTTACAGTGACGTGGCAGCACTCCGCCAGTTCATCAACGACACCATTTACGGTATCGACGACAAAGTAAGCTTGAGCTTTCAAGAAAATGAAGTACTGGAAGACTTTGTTGTAGGCGAAACAAAGCAGCATACCTTCATCGTTCGCAATACCGGATTTGCGCCTTTCACTTTTGAACGCTTAGATGTTTCGGGCGCAGGTGTTGCCAACGCTCCCGTGATCACTGATGATCGATGTTCTAGCACTACGCTCAATGGTGAAGACTTCTGTCTCGTAGCTATAGAATTTGGTGCGTCACAAGCCGGCACAGCAAAAGCCACAATGACATTTGAAATAGATAAAACCACCACGGAATATCGAGCCAATGTTTCCGCCAATGTGAAGGACTCAATCGGATTATGTCCGGACGACTGGCAGAAGAGCACCGTTTATCTGCCGGGTGACACTATCATATGGGACGGTAAGATCTGGAGAGCTAAGTGGTGGACACAAGGTGAGCATCCGTCCAATAGCGGCCAATGGGGCGTATGGGAAGAAGTTGGCATTGCTGACTGTGGTCCCGTCAATCCTGTTGAACCACCAGTACAACCACCGGTTGAACCTGAACCACCAGTAACACCAGAGCCACCAATTGGCTCAGACAGCTATGTGGCAGGCACGTCATACTCGGCTGGTGAGTTTGTTAGTAATGGCGGGTCAACGTACGAGTGTAAGCCTTGGCCTTATAATCTTTGGTGCGGCGCAACCCCAAGCGCCTATGAGCCAGGTGTCGGTACTAACTGGCAAGACGCCTGGATTCTGCGTTAA
- a CDS encoding aldehyde dehydrogenase family protein — protein sequence MSLNRENALYIGGEWCQGNRTVANINPSNISESLGDFAQASQAQVHQAIASAREAQPVWAKTPLEQKQKVLQTIGDELIARCDELGRLLSSEEGKPFAEGRGEVYRAGQFFQYYAAEVLRQMGEMAESVRPGVQVEVTREAVGVVAIISPWNFPTATASWKIAPALAFGNSVIWKPANLTPASAVALADIIHRSGLPAGAFNLVLGSGSEVGDTLIHSSEIDAVSFTGSVDVGRKVAAATAPNFVRCQLEMGSKNALVIAEDADINIAVEATIAGSFSGTGQKCTASSRLIVLDSVHDAYVEALSARMQQLKVGHALEDGVFMGPVVDERQLSSNLKWVERAHELGAELVTGGERLTLENDGYYMAPTLFINTQNDWDINQEELFAPMACVQRVGSLDEAIAKVNETRFGLTAGIVTSSLRTSALFKQQAQTGCVMVNLPTAGTDYHVPFGGRKESSFGPREQGQYARDFYTIVKTAYQRAY from the coding sequence ATGAGCCTGAACAGAGAAAACGCACTCTACATTGGTGGGGAGTGGTGTCAGGGAAACCGTACGGTTGCCAACATCAACCCATCTAACATTTCCGAGTCTTTGGGGGACTTTGCGCAAGCCAGCCAAGCTCAGGTTCATCAGGCGATTGCCAGTGCACGTGAAGCGCAGCCAGTTTGGGCGAAAACGCCGCTGGAACAAAAACAGAAAGTGCTGCAAACCATTGGTGATGAGCTGATTGCACGTTGTGATGAGTTGGGCCGTTTGCTTTCCAGCGAAGAGGGCAAACCGTTCGCAGAAGGTCGTGGTGAGGTTTACCGAGCGGGGCAATTCTTCCAATACTATGCGGCGGAAGTGCTGCGTCAAATGGGTGAAATGGCCGAATCTGTGCGCCCCGGCGTTCAGGTCGAAGTCACTCGTGAAGCAGTTGGCGTGGTTGCAATCATTTCGCCATGGAACTTCCCGACGGCCACTGCCTCTTGGAAAATTGCGCCAGCACTGGCATTTGGCAACAGCGTAATTTGGAAGCCTGCCAACCTGACACCCGCAAGTGCCGTGGCATTGGCAGATATCATTCACCGTTCTGGGCTGCCGGCAGGAGCATTTAACCTGGTGCTGGGCTCTGGTTCTGAAGTGGGCGACACCCTGATCCACAGCAGCGAAATCGATGCTGTCAGCTTCACAGGCTCTGTGGATGTGGGCCGAAAAGTGGCAGCAGCGACGGCGCCTAACTTTGTTCGCTGCCAGCTTGAGATGGGCAGTAAGAATGCCCTTGTTATTGCCGAAGACGCTGACATCAACATCGCTGTAGAAGCAACCATAGCCGGCTCATTCTCTGGGACAGGTCAGAAGTGCACCGCGTCCTCCCGCCTTATCGTCCTTGATAGCGTTCATGATGCTTACGTTGAAGCACTTTCTGCGCGTATGCAGCAACTGAAAGTTGGACATGCGTTGGAAGACGGTGTGTTTATGGGGCCAGTCGTCGATGAACGCCAACTTTCTTCAAACCTGAAGTGGGTAGAGAGAGCCCATGAACTGGGTGCGGAGCTGGTCACTGGTGGTGAGCGTTTAACCCTTGAAAACGACGGTTACTACATGGCGCCGACCTTGTTCATCAATACCCAGAATGATTGGGACATCAATCAGGAAGAGCTATTCGCTCCTATGGCCTGCGTTCAGCGCGTCGGCTCTCTGGATGAAGCCATCGCCAAAGTGAATGAAACCCGTTTTGGCCTGACTGCGGGGATTGTGACATCCAGCCTTCGCACCAGCGCCCTCTTTAAGCAACAAGCCCAAACCGGTTGTGTGATGGTAAATCTGCCAACGGCAGGCACTGACTATCACGTACCGTTTGGCGGCCGCAAGGAATCCAGCTTTGGTCCGCGCGAGCAGGGCCAGTATGCACGTGATTTCTACACCATCGTGAAAACGGCTTACCAGCGCGCGTACTAA
- a CDS encoding NUDIX domain-containing protein, with protein MIKQLGTKVVYQNKWMTVREDKILRPSGAEGIYGVVDKPDCAVIMAIDNGQIHLVQQFRYTVQQRCWELPQGAWESRPDADHLELAKGELREETGMDAKEMVYVGAHYIAYGFLNQTCHIYLASGLTDVGKLLDAEEEDLISRPFPVHEFERMIVDGEIKDNVTVAAYGLAKLKKLV; from the coding sequence ATGATTAAACAGCTCGGTACTAAAGTGGTTTACCAAAACAAATGGATGACTGTGCGTGAAGACAAAATCCTTCGCCCTAGCGGCGCAGAGGGTATCTATGGTGTGGTAGATAAACCTGATTGCGCCGTGATCATGGCGATTGATAATGGACAGATTCACCTAGTCCAGCAGTTTCGCTATACCGTCCAACAGCGTTGTTGGGAGTTACCGCAAGGCGCGTGGGAATCCCGTCCGGATGCTGATCATCTTGAATTGGCAAAAGGTGAGCTTCGTGAAGAAACGGGAATGGATGCCAAAGAGATGGTTTATGTCGGCGCACATTACATTGCCTATGGGTTTCTAAATCAAACCTGCCACATTTATCTTGCCAGCGGTCTGACTGATGTGGGCAAGTTGTTGGATGCGGAGGAAGAAGACCTGATTTCGCGTCCTTTCCCTGTTCATGAGTTTGAGCGCATGATAGTAGATGGAGAGATAAAGGATAACGTTACGGTTGCTGCTTATGGGTTGGCAAAACTGAAAAAACTAGTTTGA